A stretch of DNA from Arthrobacter jiangjiafuii:
ATAATTCGCGGCGGCCACCACCACGGCCACTGCCGTCCGCGGATCCCATTTCAACTGCTCCATCGGATCCAGCTCACCCTTGGCGGCAGCCATCAGCAGCCCGCCGAGCGGGGTGCGCAGCCGGGCCAGCACAGCCTGAGTTTCGGGATCGCCGAAGCGGGCGTTGAACTCAATCACGCGCATGCCGCGCGATGTCAGTGCCAGTCCGCAGTACAGCACTCCAACGAAGGGGGTCCCACGGGCAGCCATTTCGTCGATGGTGGGCTGCGCGACCCGGGTGATCACGTCCTCCACGAGGTTGGACGGCACCCAGTCCAGCGGCGAATAGGCTCCCATGCCGCCGGTGTTGGGGCCCTCATCGCCGTCGTATATGCGCTTGAAATCCTGGGCCGGGGCCAGCGGAACCACGTTGCGGCCGTCGGAGAGGACAAAGAGGGAGACCTCGGGGCCGTCCAGGAATTCCTCGATCACCACGGTCCCGCCGGCGTCGAAGCAGGCCTGGGCGTGGGCAAGTGCCTCGTCCCGGTCGGAGGTGACCACCACGCCCTTGCCAGCCGCCAGCCCGTCATCCTTCACCACGTAGGGGGCGCCGAAGGTGTCCAGCGCATCGGCTGCCTGTTCGGCGTTCGCCGCCACCCGGGCCATGGCGGTGGGAACATTCGCTGCCGCCATCACCTGCTTGGCGAAGGCCTTGGATGCTTCGAGCTGCGCGGCGGCCTGTGACGGACCGAAGACAGCTATCCCTGTCTCCCGCAGGGCATCCGCGACGCCCGCGGCCAACGGGGCTTCGGGCCCGATAACCACCAGGTCCGAGCCCAGGCTGCGGGCCAGCGCGGTTACCGCCGCCGGATCGCTGGCATTGATGTCATGCACGGGAACCATTTGTGCGATACCGGCGTTGCCGGGGGCCGCGTGCACCTCACGGACATAGGGGTCGTTGAGCAGGGATCGGACAAGGGCATGTTCGCGGCCGCCGGGGCCAACAACGAGAACCTTCACAGTAGTTCAGGGTACTGGGTGGGTTCCGGCAGCCGAAAGCACGGACCGGCGTGTGACGCGGCCACCCATACCCGCGCCGGACTGCTGCGAATAGCATCCATGACGGACTCCCCGACGCCTTCGCCCGCACGGACCCGCATCCGGTCCCTGTTTCGGCCCCGCCCTGTACTGTTGTACGCCGCGCTGGCCGGAATCCTCGCTGCGGCGACGGTGCTTGCCGTGGCCGAGTTGGCCGGAGCGTTCTTTACGGCGCGGGCCCGGCCGCTCCTTGCCCTGGGCTCCACGTTTATTGACTTCACTCCCCTGTGGCTGAAGAACTTCGCAGTTGAAACCTTCGGCACCAACGACAAAGCCGCCCTCTTTGCCGGGATGGCCGTGACCATCACCGTGCTGGCAGCCCTGGCGGGAATCCTGGCCAGGCGCCGCTGGGCGCTGGGTGTTTCCGCCGTCCTCATCATGGGAGCGGTGATCGTGGCCTGCGTCCTGACCCGCGCCGGTGCCACTGTCCTGGATGCGGTTCCGACCCTGCTCGGCACCGCCGTGGGGATCGGCGTGCTGCACGGCCTCATCCTGCGGATTCCGGCACCGGATTCCCCGCCGCCTGTTGCGGTTCCTGAACAGCAGGTGGATAGTGGATCCCGGTCGGCGGGCGCCCCTGCAGCAGAGCCCGCCAACCGTCCGGTCTCGGCGGGGGACGGTCAGAACGACGGCGGTGCCGGGGTTGCCATCGGCAGCCCGTCCCCCGCGCACCGACCCGGTGTCACCCCGGAGCAGGACCTTGCTCCCCGCACTGATCTCCCCGCTGGCTTCCGCCCCGGCCGGCGCGGCTTCTTCGCAGCGGCCGGGCTTACCGTGGTGCTGGCCGCTGCGGCAGCAACCGGCGGCCGAGCCATCGCCGCAGCCCGCAGCGCCACATCCACGTTCCGGGCCTCGCTGAAGCTGCCCGCCGCCGCTGATCCTGCCCCACCCCTTCCCGCCGGCCTGCAGTCCCCGGTTCCCGGAGTGACGCCGTGGCTCACGCCCAACGCCGACTTTTACCGGATCGACACCGCGCTGAGCGTGCCCGAGGTGGACGCCGAAACCTGGGAGCTGCGGATCCACGGGATGGTGGAGGAAGAAATCCGGCTCAGCTTTGCCGAGCTGCTGGACGCGGACCTGGTGGAACGCCACCTCACCCTGACGTGCGTTTCCAATCCGCTGGGCGGCGACCTGGCCGGGACTGCCAAGTGGCTCGGGCTGCCGGTGCGGGAGCTGCTGGCCCGGGCGCGCCCCACCGCCGGCGCGGACATGGTGCTCTCCACCAGCATCGACGGTTTCAGCGCCTCCACACCCCTGGAGGTGCTGCAGGATGACCGCGACGCCCTGCTGGCCGTGGGCATGAACGGCGAGCCACTGCCGCCGGAGCACGGCTATCCGGTGCGGATGGTGGTGCCGGGCCTCTATGGCTTTGTGTCGGCCACGAAATGGATCATCGACATGGAGGTGACCCGTTTCGACGCGCACAGAGCCTACTGGACCGACCGCGGGTGGGCCGAGCAGGCGCCCGTCAAGACGATGGCACGGGTGGAGGTCCCGGCGTCGTTCGCCCGGGTGCCTGCCGGCCCCGTCGACATTGGCGGCACAGCCTGGTCGCAGCAGCGGGGCATCACGGGCGTGGAAGTGCGGATCGACGACGGCGACTGGCAGCCGGCGGTCCTGGCGGCGGAGGCGTCGGTGGATACCTGGCGGCAGTTTTCCTTCCGCACAGCTGCCCTGGATGTGGGCAACCACACGGTGCGGGCGCGGGCCGCTGACCCGCGGGACGGTGTGCAGACCGACGCGCGTGCCGACACGGTGCCCGACGGCGCCTCCGGCTGGCAGTCAGTGCAGTTCATGGTGGAATAAGAACATGCCTGCCACTTTTACTGCGTCCGATGCCGTTGAACTTGCCGTTGTGGAACGCAACGGTTTTATCGAGTCCCGCCATATCGGTTCCGCCGTCGTGATGGCTGCGGACGGAACCGTCGTCACCGCCCTGGGCGACATCACCACGCCCATCTTTCCGCGCTCCACGCTCAAGCCGTTCCAGGCCGTGGCCGCAATGAAATCCGGGGTTCCGCTGCGCGGGCCGCAGGTGGCGCTGGCCGCCGCCAGCCACACCGGGTCCAAGGAGCACACCGACGTCGTTCTGACCATGCTGGCCGCGGCAGGAGTGACCGAAGACCACCTGCAGTGCCCTGAGGACTGGCCGCAGGACGAAGCAGCGCGCCACGCGCTGATCCGCGCCGGCAAGGGCAAGAACAAGCTGGCCTTCAACTGCTCGGGGAAGCACGCTGCGTTCCTCTGGGCCTGCACCGAAAACAACTGGGATCACGCGACCTACCTGGATCCGCGGCATCCGCTGCAGGTCCGGATCGCCGAAGTCTTCGAAGAATTCACCGGTGAAACCATCCGGCACTGGGCCACCGACGGCTGCGGTGCGCCGCTGGCCGCCGTCTCGCTCACCGGGCTGGCCCGCGGCATCGGCCGCCTGGCCAAGGCACCCTCGAGCAAGCACGGCGACGCGCGGGCCGCCACCGTGGCCACCGCCATGCTGGACTACCCCTGGGCCGTCCACGGCGTCGGCCGGGAAAACACGGTGGTGATGGAGGACCTGGGCATCATTTCCAAGAACGGCGCCGAGGGTGTCCTTGTCCTGGGCACTGACACCGGCGTTTCGGTGGCCCTGAAAATGCTCGACGGCGACACCCGCGCCGCGTCCCTGGTGGGCCTGACCCTGCTCGCCGCGTCCGGCGCCGTCGACGCCGGGAAGGTTGGCGCCGTGCTGGATAAGATCATGCGGCCGGTGCTGGGCGGCGGGGAACCCGTGGGCAGCATCCGTCTGGGCGCGCCCGTCACGGCTCTGCTGGAGTCCTAGAGATGGCACGGCGCCGCGTCCCGGCGGCCCAAGGCGAGGCGGCCCTGCGCACCGCCCTGGCCTCCATGGCCGAGGAGCCCCCCGCGGCCACGCCTGACCGGAACACCCTGGCCACCGCGGTGCGCTTCTCCTTGGAGGAAATGGCCGAGCGCGCGCCGGGTAACAGCGTAGAGGTCCGGGTGCCACCCTTCGGCGTCACCCAGTGCGTCGCGGGTCCCCGCCACACCCGGGGCACCCCGCCGAACGTCATTGAAACCGACGCCGCCACCTGGCTCGCGCTGGTTGCCGGGCGGCTCGCCTGGAAGGACGCCGTCGGCGGCGGAAAAGTTGCCGCGTCGGGGCTGCGGGCCGACCTATCGGAGTGGCTCCCGCTGTTCCGTGCAGCGGGCTGATCTCTACTCCCGGTAGAATTTCTGTATGAATTCCGAGCAGCACAGCCCCGAACGCCGTGAAATCACCATCCGCCGCGCTCCCCGCTTCGTCCCGTTCCTCGCACTCGGCGTCATCGCCGGGTTCATCGCGGCGCTGGTAGTTGCCTACGCGGGCCCGGCAGATCCCACGTACACGCGGGAAGCCACCCTGGGATTCTTCACCATGATGTTCGCGATCCCCGGCGTCTGCCTCGGCGCCCTGGCCGCCCTGCTCCTGGACTGGATCAGCGTCCGCAAGTCCCGGCGCGCCATCGTCGAACGCGACGAAGACTAGCCCCCACCGCAAAGCGGACGTAATGGTTCCGCTACAAAGTCCGGTGTGCTCGCGGGCGTGAGAGACTAAAATCATGGCACGCGGTGATGGAAAACTTTCCCACGATCTCATGCCCGGCGAGAAGGGTCCGCAGGACGCCTGCGGAGTATTCGGAGTCTGGGCCCCCGGCGAAGAAGTAGCAAAGCTCACGTATTACGGGCTATACGCCCTGCAGCACCGTGGACAGGAATCCGCGGGCATCGCCACCAGCGATGGCAAGCGAATCAACGTCTACAAGGATATGGGCCTGGTCTCCCAGGTCTTCGACGAAACCACCCTGAACACTCTTGGCGGACACATCGCCGTCGGGCACTGCCGGTACTCCACTACCGGCGCCTCCCATTGGGCCAACGCACAGCCAACCCTGGGGGCAACTGCTGCCGGCACTGTGGCTCTGGCCCACAACGGCAACCTGACCAATTCAGCCGAACTGTACGAAATGATCGTCGAGCGCGAGGGACGGCCGCGGTCCGGGGAAATCGCCCAGGGCAACACCTCGGATACCGCACTGGTCACAGCCCTGCTCAACGGCTCCGACGGCCGTTCCCTGGAAGAAACCGCAATGGAGCTCCTGCCCAAGCTGCGCGGCGCTTTCTCCTTCGTGTTCATGGATGAGGGCACTCTTTACGCTGCCCGCGACACTTATGGTGTCCGGCCGCTGGTGCTGGGACGGCTGGCCCGGGGCTGGGTGGTGGCCTCCGAGGGCTCCGCCCTCGCCACCGTGGGAGCCAGCTTCATCCGCGAGATCAAACCCGGCGAATTTATCGCCATCGACGAAAACGGTATCCGCAGCAGCACCTTCGGCGAGCCGACACCTGCCGGATGTGTCTTCGAGTATGTCTACCTCGCCCGGCCCGACGCCGTCATCAGCGGCCGCTCGGTCTACGAGAGCCGGGTGGAAATGGGGCGCCAGCTCGCCCGTGAACATCCGGTGCAGGCGGACCTGGTGATTCCGGTCCCCGAATCCGGCACCCCCGCAGCGGTTGGCTACGCCGAGGAATCCGGCATTCCCTTTGCCCACGGGTTCGTAAAGAACTCGTATGTGGGGCGCACCTTTATCCAGCCCAGCCAGACGCTGCGCCAGCTGGGCATCAAACTCAAGCTCAACGCGCTGGAATCGGTCATCCGCGGCAAACGGATCATCGTCGTCGACGACTCGATTGTCCGCGGCAACACACAGCGGGCCATCGTACGGATGCTGCGGGAGGTCGGCGCCAAGGAGGTTCACGTCAAAATCTCCTCCCCGCCGGTCCAATGGCCCTGCTTCTACGGCATAGACTTCGCCTCACGGGCGGAACTGATCGCCAACGGTGCCGCCGTTGAGGAGATCTGCGCTTCGGTGGGTGCCGACACCCTGGCCTATATCTCCGAGGAAGGGATGATCGGTGCCACCCAGCAGCCGCGCGAGCGCCTGTGCACCGCCTGCTTCACCGGCGAATATCCCATCGAACTTCCCTCCGCCGACCGGCTGGGCAAGAGCCTGCTGGAGCCTGAATCCCCCGCCAACCCCGCGGGCGACGCCGGAGCCAACGGCTGCGATCCCGGCCCCGATGCCGAGTACGAGAATCTCCTCACTACATCCGATAAGAAGGAAGCCGTATGAGTTCGTCCGACACCGCCATCACCTATGCCTCTGCGGGCGTGGACGTTGAAGCCGGAGACAAAGCCGTTGAGCTGATGAAGGCTGCGGTCAAGGCCACCCACAACTCCTCCGTCCTGGGCGGGGTCGGCGGCTTCGCCGGACTCTACGACGTATCCCGGTTGCTGACCTACAAGCAGCCGCTGCTGGCCACCTCCACCGACGGCGTGGGCACCAAGGTTGCCATCGCGCAGGCAATGGACATCCACCACACCATCGGTTTTGACCTGGTGGGCATGGTGGTGGACGACATCGTGGTGGTGGGCGCCGAGCCGCTGTTCATGACCGACTACATTGCCTGCGGCAAGGTGGTGCCGGAACGGATCGCCGACATTGTGCGTGGCATCGCCGCCGCCTGCGAAGTTGCCGGCACCGCACTGGTGGGCGGCGAAACCGCCGAGCACCCGGGCCTGCTGGGCGAACACGAGTACGACGTCGCCGGCGCGGCTACCGGCGTCGTCGAGGCGGGCAACCTGCTCGGCCCGGACCGGGTCCGCAGCGGAGACGTGGTCATCGGCATGGCGTCCTCGGGACTGCACTCCAACGGCTACTCCCTGGTCCGCAGCGTGGTGAACCACGCCGGCTGGCAGCTGGAACGCCAGGTGTCCGAGTTCGGCCGCACCCTGGGCGAGGAGCTGCTGGAACCCACCCGGGTCTACGCGGCCGACTGCCTGGACCTGGCCCGCCTGGAAACCGCCGGCGTCCACGGCTTCAGCCACATCACCGGCGGTGGACTCGCCGCCAACTTGGCCCGCGTGCTGCCCAAGGGCCTCGAAGCCACCGTTGACCGCTCCACCTGGGAGCTGCCGCCGGTCTTCAAACTCGTGGCCGAGCTGGGCAACGTACCGCAGCCCGATCTGGAACGCACGCTCAATCTCGGGGTTGGCATGGTCGCCATTGTCGATGCTGCCGGCGCCAACGCTGCCATCGCACGCCTGGCGGAGCGGGGAGTTCCGGCCTGGGTCATGGGGACCGTTGGACAGGGCAGCGGGCCAGGCACCGGCCCGGACTACGTCCAGGGCGCCAAGGGCGTCGACGGCGGAGCGGTCCGTCTGGTCGGGAACTACGCGGGCTAGACTCCCCCGCCGGCGGTCATCGCCAGCCAGAGATGGGAAAAGGGTGCTCCTTCCGCGGAAGGAGCACCCTTTCCCATCTCCGCCGGAACCACCGCACAGTGCAGCTGTTCCTGCGGTAACGGCCATGCCTTAACGGTCTTCAGCGGACCCACCCGAAGGGTGATCCGCTGAAGGATAGCAATTGGCCGACGCTTTGAAGTCCCGCTCTAGCCGGTGCGGCGGGAGGAACCTTCATCGTCGTCATCGTCGCCAAATTGATCCGCGTACTTATCTTCGTACGCCGAGTAGTCCGGCTCAGCCGGTTCCTCGGGATATCGACTCGATGGACGGCTCGTTGGTCCCGCAAGCTCACGCTGCAGTGCCGAGTAGTCCGTGGCCGGGGTGAAGTATTTCATTTCCCGGGCCTGCTTGGTTGCTTTTGCCTTTTGACGGCCGCGCCCCATGGCGTGACCCCCTTTTTGCGTCGATCCGGAGGTGGTCGCTCGTTAGCAGATGAGCGAGGCCCCGGAATATTTGGTCAATTTGTCGTAAGTACAGGTTACATGTTTTCGGGCCGACCTGTGCCCCGCCCCGCCCTATGTGGCGCGGGACGGACCATGTTAACCGGCGCCCTTTGAACCTGCTTGTCCTGCATTGCCCCTCAGATACTGGGTAAAGTCGAGGGTAGAGACAGAATTGGGGCCCTTCCGGGCCGCCTACAGGGAGGACACCCGTTCACCATGAGCGATAAAAATAGCACGCCCGGGGCCGATCCATCTCCCCCCTCGGGCGCTTCGGCGGCAACGGGAGACAAGGTTTCCAAGGCCGCGCCGGCAGCTGCCGGGGATCCCGGCCTGCCCGATCTGCAGGCCCACGTTGAGGCACCCACCTGGTTGTCCGGCGGGGAAGAGCACGACGCGCAGATTTGGTCCGGCGCGTTCGATATTGGGGCCGGCTCGCAGGGCGGGGGCGACGCCGGCAAGGAAGCCGCTGCGCAGAGCGATGCCGACACCGTGCCCGCCGACGATGAGGGCAAGGAAGCCGCGGAAAGCGGGCTCCCGGCCGAGCCGGAGGTGACCAACCCGGACGACGTCACCCTGGAGAACCCCGTACTGGCCACTCCCGAGGTAGGTTCCGAAGCCGCCGAGGCCGCGTCCCTCGACGAGACCGCCGCCGAAGTCAAGGCTGTGGAAGCCGAAGCGGCGGATGCTGCCGTGCTGACCGACCCGGCAGCCAACCGCCCTGATAAAGACAGCGCGGACAAAGACGTCCCTGCGGCTGACGAGACTGTGCAGGTTGCCGAGCCTAAGCAGGCTGACCACGCTGAGCAGGACGCCGAGACTGAGCAGGACGCCAAGACTGAGCAGGTCGCCGCGACTGAGCCTGCCAGCCCTGAAACCCGCGGCGCAAGGGCCGTCGACCACACCCCGGCCGTCGACCACACCCAAGGCATAGCGGCAGCGGCGCCCATGACGGGCGAACACCCTTCCGGCGGATCTGACCTAAAGGGGAAATCCGCAGCGCCGGAGTCCACCGATGAGTCACCGGCCCCGGAAGCGCCAGGGAACACGGCCCCTGCCCCGGGGTCACGCCGCGCCCTCCGTACGGCCGAGACCCCGGTCGTCGACGGAAACGGCAAGGGCGGCAGCAAGCGCCTGCTCCTCGTCATCGGCGGGATCGCCGCTGTCGTGGTCCTCGCGGTGGTGCTCTTCCTGGTGCTCGGCAATTCCGAGAAGGAACCCGGAGTCCTTGAAGAGGACGTGGCGCCGATCGAGCTCGAGACCGGCGCCTGCCTGAGCGGCTTTGCGGGAGTGAATGACCCCACGACCGTGGTCACCTGCGAAACCCCGCACAATGCGCAGCTGGTAGCAACGGCCACCTACCCCGAGGACGACGAGTTCCCGGGCGCCGATGCACTCTCACAGCGGGCCAATGAGGTCTGCTCGAGCGTCCGCTACACCGAAGCTGCCACCCAGAATGCCGACCTGGGTCTCCAGGTCAGCAAGGCTGTCCCCACACCCGAGTCCTGGAAGGACGGGGACCGCCGGGTCGACTGCTTTGTAGTAGCAGACGAAGGCCAGGAGCTGACTGAATCCCTGATTGAGCAGTAGGCCGGCTTGAGGAGCAGCAGGCCGGCGCTGCCGTCGGCCCGCTGCCCAGGGGTCCCGTTAGCCCAGGGGTCCCGTTAGACGGCTTCCACCGACAGTCCCACCGGCTCGGCCACCAGCTCCTGGCCCTCGACGGCCACGTCTGCCGCCGGGCGGTCCACGAGCACCGTGTCGCCGTCGGTGATCTTGCCGGCCAGGATGCCCCGGGCCAGCTTGTCGCCGATCTCGCGCTGCACCAGCCGGCGCAGCGGCCGGGCCCCGTACGCCGGGTCGTATCCGGTCAGGGCCAGCCATTCCCGGGCGGCGTCGGTGACGTCCAAAACCAGCCGCCGCTCGCGCAGGCGGTTGGCCAGGGCCTGGACCTGGATGTCCACGATCCGGGACAGGTCATCCAGGCTCAGCGGATCGAAGAGGATGACGTCGTCGAGCCGGTTCAGGAACTCCGGCTTGAAGTTTGCGTTGACCAGGCCCATGACGGATTCCCGCTTCTGGTCCTCGGTCAGCCCCGGATCCACGAGGAACTGCGAACCGATGTTGGACGTCAGGATCAGGATCACGTTGCGGAAGTCCACCGTGCGGCCCTGGCCGTCGGTGAGGCGGCCGTCGTCGAGCACCTGCAGCAGGATGTCGAAGACCTCGGGGTGGGCCTTCTCAACCTCGTCGAGCAGGATCACCGAGTATGGCCGGCGGCGGACGGCTTCGGTCAGCTGGCCGCCCTCCTCGTAGCCCACGTAGCCGGGAGGCGCTCCGACCAGCCGGGAAACCGCGTGCTTCTCGGAGTATTCACTCATGTCGATGCGGACCATGGCGCGCTCGTCGTCGAACAGGAACTCGGCCAGCGCCTTGGCCAGCTCGGTCTTGCCCACACCGGTGGGCCCGAGGAAGAGGAACGAGCCGGTGGGCCGGTCCGGGTCGCTGACCCCGGCGCGGGAGCGG
This window harbors:
- the purD gene encoding phosphoribosylamine--glycine ligase, yielding MKVLVVGPGGREHALVRSLLNDPYVREVHAAPGNAGIAQMVPVHDINASDPAAVTALARSLGSDLVVIGPEAPLAAGVADALRETGIAVFGPSQAAAQLEASKAFAKQVMAAANVPTAMARVAANAEQAADALDTFGAPYVVKDDGLAAGKGVVVTSDRDEALAHAQACFDAGGTVVIEEFLDGPEVSLFVLSDGRNVVPLAPAQDFKRIYDGDEGPNTGGMGAYSPLDWVPSNLVEDVITRVAQPTIDEMAARGTPFVGVLYCGLALTSRGMRVIEFNARFGDPETQAVLARLRTPLGGLLMAAAKGELDPMEQLKWDPRTAVAVVVAAANYPDAPRTGDRIRGLKKTGKIDGVHVLHAGTRLNEEAKVVSAGGRVLAVVGLGPNLQAARELAYAGVEAITLDGSQHRTDIALKALNGEVAVPAGSGAVPDRTGPTDPNREGDLA
- a CDS encoding molybdopterin-dependent oxidoreductase, with amino-acid sequence MTDSPTPSPARTRIRSLFRPRPVLLYAALAGILAAATVLAVAELAGAFFTARARPLLALGSTFIDFTPLWLKNFAVETFGTNDKAALFAGMAVTITVLAALAGILARRRWALGVSAVLIMGAVIVACVLTRAGATVLDAVPTLLGTAVGIGVLHGLILRIPAPDSPPPVAVPEQQVDSGSRSAGAPAAEPANRPVSAGDGQNDGGAGVAIGSPSPAHRPGVTPEQDLAPRTDLPAGFRPGRRGFFAAAGLTVVLAAAAATGGRAIAAARSATSTFRASLKLPAAADPAPPLPAGLQSPVPGVTPWLTPNADFYRIDTALSVPEVDAETWELRIHGMVEEEIRLSFAELLDADLVERHLTLTCVSNPLGGDLAGTAKWLGLPVRELLARARPTAGADMVLSTSIDGFSASTPLEVLQDDRDALLAVGMNGEPLPPEHGYPVRMVVPGLYGFVSATKWIIDMEVTRFDAHRAYWTDRGWAEQAPVKTMARVEVPASFARVPAGPVDIGGTAWSQQRGITGVEVRIDDGDWQPAVLAAEASVDTWRQFSFRTAALDVGNHTVRARAADPRDGVQTDARADTVPDGASGWQSVQFMVE
- a CDS encoding asparaginase → MPATFTASDAVELAVVERNGFIESRHIGSAVVMAADGTVVTALGDITTPIFPRSTLKPFQAVAAMKSGVPLRGPQVALAAASHTGSKEHTDVVLTMLAAAGVTEDHLQCPEDWPQDEAARHALIRAGKGKNKLAFNCSGKHAAFLWACTENNWDHATYLDPRHPLQVRIAEVFEEFTGETIRHWATDGCGAPLAAVSLTGLARGIGRLAKAPSSKHGDARAATVATAMLDYPWAVHGVGRENTVVMEDLGIISKNGAEGVLVLGTDTGVSVALKMLDGDTRAASLVGLTLLAASGAVDAGKVGAVLDKIMRPVLGGGEPVGSIRLGAPVTALLES
- a CDS encoding sterol carrier family protein; its protein translation is MARRRVPAAQGEAALRTALASMAEEPPAATPDRNTLATAVRFSLEEMAERAPGNSVEVRVPPFGVTQCVAGPRHTRGTPPNVIETDAATWLALVAGRLAWKDAVGGGKVAASGLRADLSEWLPLFRAAG
- the purF gene encoding amidophosphoribosyltransferase, giving the protein MARGDGKLSHDLMPGEKGPQDACGVFGVWAPGEEVAKLTYYGLYALQHRGQESAGIATSDGKRINVYKDMGLVSQVFDETTLNTLGGHIAVGHCRYSTTGASHWANAQPTLGATAAGTVALAHNGNLTNSAELYEMIVEREGRPRSGEIAQGNTSDTALVTALLNGSDGRSLEETAMELLPKLRGAFSFVFMDEGTLYAARDTYGVRPLVLGRLARGWVVASEGSALATVGASFIREIKPGEFIAIDENGIRSSTFGEPTPAGCVFEYVYLARPDAVISGRSVYESRVEMGRQLAREHPVQADLVIPVPESGTPAAVGYAEESGIPFAHGFVKNSYVGRTFIQPSQTLRQLGIKLKLNALESVIRGKRIIVVDDSIVRGNTQRAIVRMLREVGAKEVHVKISSPPVQWPCFYGIDFASRAELIANGAAVEEICASVGADTLAYISEEGMIGATQQPRERLCTACFTGEYPIELPSADRLGKSLLEPESPANPAGDAGANGCDPGPDAEYENLLTTSDKKEAV
- the purM gene encoding phosphoribosylformylglycinamidine cyclo-ligase; the protein is MSSSDTAITYASAGVDVEAGDKAVELMKAAVKATHNSSVLGGVGGFAGLYDVSRLLTYKQPLLATSTDGVGTKVAIAQAMDIHHTIGFDLVGMVVDDIVVVGAEPLFMTDYIACGKVVPERIADIVRGIAAACEVAGTALVGGETAEHPGLLGEHEYDVAGAATGVVEAGNLLGPDRVRSGDVVIGMASSGLHSNGYSLVRSVVNHAGWQLERQVSEFGRTLGEELLEPTRVYAADCLDLARLETAGVHGFSHITGGGLAANLARVLPKGLEATVDRSTWELPPVFKLVAELGNVPQPDLERTLNLGVGMVAIVDAAGANAAIARLAERGVPAWVMGTVGQGSGPGTGPDYVQGAKGVDGGAVRLVGNYAG
- a CDS encoding DUF3073 domain-containing protein, which encodes MGRGRQKAKATKQAREMKYFTPATDYSALQRELAGPTSRPSSRYPEEPAEPDYSAYEDKYADQFGDDDDDEGSSRRTG
- a CDS encoding septum formation family protein, translating into MSDKNSTPGADPSPPSGASAATGDKVSKAAPAAAGDPGLPDLQAHVEAPTWLSGGEEHDAQIWSGAFDIGAGSQGGGDAGKEAAAQSDADTVPADDEGKEAAESGLPAEPEVTNPDDVTLENPVLATPEVGSEAAEAASLDETAAEVKAVEAEAADAAVLTDPAANRPDKDSADKDVPAADETVQVAEPKQADHAEQDAETEQDAKTEQVAATEPASPETRGARAVDHTPAVDHTQGIAAAAPMTGEHPSGGSDLKGKSAAPESTDESPAPEAPGNTAPAPGSRRALRTAETPVVDGNGKGGSKRLLLVIGGIAAVVVLAVVLFLVLGNSEKEPGVLEEDVAPIELETGACLSGFAGVNDPTTVVTCETPHNAQLVATATYPEDDEFPGADALSQRANEVCSSVRYTEAATQNADLGLQVSKAVPTPESWKDGDRRVDCFVVADEGQELTESLIEQ